A stretch of the Vigna radiata var. radiata cultivar VC1973A chromosome 7, Vradiata_ver6, whole genome shotgun sequence genome encodes the following:
- the LOC106767819 gene encoding extensin — MFWALAFGCLYFPLASISAQAQGHAPSKLPTSTPTAASSPTSSATVKPTLPKVASPTSSLPVPVQSPLPKATSPTSAPVKTPLPKIASPTSAPVKTPVPKTTSPTSAPVKTPVPKITSPTSAPVKAPFPKTTSPTSAPVKAPPKTTSPTSAPVKTPVPKTISPTSAPRPKTTSPTSAPVKTPVPKPVSPKSAPVKSPVPRATSPTFAPVKLPVPKIISPTLAPVKLPVPEAISPAFAPVESPAPVIAFPVSDPFRFPDPIVTAPISPPVKLPSPRVKPSSLAPAKLPIAKVLPPPSPPLKSPPPITNSASGYHMQGKKIWWSTGVAISILLSVSI; from the exons ATGTTCTGGGCACTTGCTTTCGGCTGTCTTTACTTCCCACTAGCCTCAATAAGTGCCCAAGCACAAGGACATGCTCCATCAAAGTTGCCAACTTCAACCCCAACAGCAGCATCTTCTCCCACTTCTTCTGCAACTGTTAAACCAACACTTCCTAAGGTTGCATCTCCAACATCATCTCTTCCTGTTCCTGTTCAATCACCACTTCCTAAGGCTACATCTCCAACATCTGCTCCTGTCAAAACACCACTTCCCAAGATTGCATCTCCAACATCTGCTCCTGTTAAAACACCAGTTCCTAAAACTACATCTCCCACATCTGCTCCTGTTAAAACACCAGTTCCTAAGATTACATCTCCGACATCTGCTCCTGTCAAAGCACCATTTCCCAAGACTACATCTCCGACATCTGCTCCTGTCAAAGCACCACCTAAGACCACATCTCCAACATCTGCTCCTGTTAAAACACCTGTTCCTAAAACCATATCTCCAACATCTGCACCACGTCCAAAAACTACATCTCCAACATCTGCTCCTGTTAAAACACCTGTTCCTAAGCCTGTTTCTCCAAAATCTGCTCCTGTAAAATCACCAGTTCCTAGGGCTACGTCTCCAACATTTGCTCCTGTAAAATTACCGGTTCCAAAGATTATATCTCCAACACTTGCTCCGGTGAAATTACCAGTTCCTGAAGCTATATCTCCAGCATTTGCTCCTGTTGAATCACCGGCTCCAGTGATTGCATTTCCAGTATCTGATCCTTTTAGATTTCCTGATCCCATAGTTACAGCTCCGATATCTCCTCCAGTGAAACTACCAAGTCCACGAGTTAAACCATCATCATTAGCTCCTGCAAAATTACCAATCGCCAAGGTtttaccaccaccatctcctCCTTTGAAATCACCACCTCCCATTACG AATAGTGCATCAGGGTACCATATGCAAGGGAAAAAGATATGGTGGAGTACTGGAGTAGCTATTTCCATTTTGTTATCTGTCAGCATTTGA
- the LOC106765973 gene encoding uncharacterized protein LOC106765973 encodes MGEGSVYDQLTTLYQIGSIDEYIGQFECLIDQIPKLHEEQYFSYXTHGLREEVRAKVRSLHIANPLTRGRLMNVARAIDLKCQDETEGGTGETRCMXYEXIIWGVKGARERGVHHLSYQDLVDRKKKGLCFKCGGPYGPNHQCPIKQLRAIVAENEIQVEFEDEEEIPKSDGEGETEEVDGVCSAISLFVLEKETQDAPRTMKLKGMIKGVPLLILRDSGASHNFVSRRLVKAMEWKWKNTRRMRILMGDGHQTETTGVCRGLKIVLETGEFVVDAFLFELEDIDLILGMAWLELLGEMWVDWKKQIMKLNSAQGIKVLRGTKQSESLSSSLYKFEIEGEVKKEEEISYNWSEKLKQALGQVEDVFRDPKGLPPKRQKEHCINLLPRSAPVNVRPYRYAFHQKNEIENQVNSLLGEGHVRHSQSAFSSLVILVKKKNNRWRMCVDYRALNKVTVPDKFPIPVIKELLDELHGDKYFSKLDLTSGYHQVRMREQYIEKTAFRTHEGHYEYLVMPFGLMNASSTFQALMNEVFKNMLSKGVLVFFDDILIYGKDWEEHLTNLTMALQLLRDNVLFANKEKCSFGRSSVNSLGHVISEKGVFVDPEKVSSVIEWPVPKNVKGVRGFLGLTGYYRKFVQNYENIVRPLTELTKKDNFSWHENTQKAFDELKRLITTAPCLCLPNFEKEFELECDASGTGIRAILMQDRQPIAYYSKALSPRNLSKFAYEKELMDVVLSIQHWRPYLIGRRFKPGCENNGVDALSRSKDTADLRKVVTEPIWMDYPAIVDEVHKDGELLEIITALKTGRVEGKYARFSYQQGVLQYKGRLVVSSQSPWIPELLKELHASPQPGHPGFYRTYRRATANLYWKGMKGDIMKFVQECDTCQR; translated from the exons ATGGGAGAAGGAAGTGTATATGATCAGTTGACAACGTTATATCAAATAGGGAGCATAGATGAGTATATTGGACAGTTTGAATGCTTGATCGACCAAATTCCTAAACTCCATGAAGAGCAATATTTCTCATATTTNACCCATGGTCTACGGGAAGAGGTCCGAGCTAAGGTGCGAAGCTTACATATCGCAAACCCTCTAACCAGAGGACGATTGATGAATGTTGCTCGTGCTATTGACTTGAAGTGTCAGGACGAAACAGAGGGTGGCACAGGCGAAACGAGATGCATGCANTACGAGNTGATAATTTGG GGGGTCAAGGGAGCACGTGAGAGGGGCGTGCATCATTTATCTTATCAGGATTTGGTGGATAGGAAGAAAAAGGGGCTGTGTTTCAAATGTGGTGGGCCGTATGGGCCAAATCATCAATGCCCAATTAAACAATTGAGAGCCATAGTGGCTGAAAATGAGATTCAGGTGGAATtcgaagatgaagaagaaatcCCTAAAAGTGACGGCGAGGGTGAAACGGAGGAAGTTGATGGAGTTTGTAGTGCTATCAGTCTCTTTGTGCTAGAGAAAGAAACTCAAGACGCGCCCAGAACAATGAAACTAAAAGGGATGATTAAAGGGGTACCTCTCCTCATTTTGAGAGATTCCGGAGCGTCTCATAATTTTGTTTCGCGAAGGTTAGTGAAAGCAATggaatggaaatggaagaatACGCGGAGGATGCGTATATTGATGGGAGATGGGCATCAAACAGAAACAACAGGGGTTTGTCGGGGATTGAAGATTGTTCTTGAGACAGGGGAGTTCGTAGTGGATGCGTTTTTGTTCGAACTAGAGGATATTGATCTTATCCTTGGCATGGCATGGTTGGAGTTGTTAGGAGAGATGTGGGTAGATTGGAAGAAGCAAATCATGAAGCTTAATTCTGCCCAAGGGATTAAGGTGCTTAGAGGGACGAAGCAAAGTGAATCTTTGAGTTCTAGCCTCTACAAGTTTGAAATCGAAGGGGAGgttaagaaagaagaagaaatcagtTACAATTGGtcggaaaaattaaaacaagcTTTGGGTCAGGTTGAAGATGTGTTTAGGGACCCAAAAGGTCTACCTCCAAAACGCCAGAAGGAGCACTGCATCAATCTGCTTCCCAGGAGTGCACCAGTTAACGTGAGGCCTTACCGTTACGCATTTCACCAGAAAAATGAGATAGAGAATCAGGTAAATTCATTGCTGGGTGAGGGGCATGTTCGGCATAGTCAGAGTGCATTTTCTAGTCTGGTAATCctggtgaaaaagaaaaacaatcgTTGGCGCATGTGTGTGGACTATAGGGCATTGAACAAGGTGACAGTACCTGACAAATTCCCAATCCCAGTTATTAAAGAGCTCTTGGACGAGTTACATGGAGAtaagtatttttcaaaattagatcTCACTTCAGGGTATCATCAAGTCAGGATGAGGGAGCAATACATAGAGAAAACGGCTTTCCGAACCCATGAGGGACATTACGAGTATTTGGTAATGCCCTTTGGACTCATGAACGCGTCATCAACATTTCAAGCTTTAATGAATGAAGTTTTTAAGAATATGCTAAGCAAGGGAGTCTTGGTATTTTTCGATGACATATTGATCTATGGAAAGGATTGGGAAGAGCACCTAACAAATCTCACTATGGCACTACAGCTGTTACGGGATAATGTTTTATTTGCAAATAAGGAGAAATGTAGTTTTGGAAGAAGCAGTGTTAACTCCTTGGGGCATGTAATATCAGAGAAAGGAGTTTTTGTAGATCCTGAAAAAGTTAGCAGTGTGATTGAATGGCCAGTGCCGAAGAATGTCAAAGGGGTGAGGGGTTTCTTAGGCCTCACAGGTTATTACAGGAAATTTGTGCAGAATTATGAAAACATTGTGCGGCCTTTAACTGAACTGACTAAGAAGGACAATTTTAGTTGGCATGAAAATACCCAAAAGGCTTTTGATGAGTTGAAAAGATTGATAACAACTGCTCCATGTCTATGCTTGCCCAACTTTGAGAAGGAATTTGAACTTGAGTGTGATGCCTCAGGTACTGGTATTAGGGCCATTCTGATGCAGGATAGACAACCTATCGCTTACTACAGCAAGGCTTTAAGCCCCAGGAATTTGTCCAAATTTGCGTATGAGAAAGAATTGATGGATGTAGTTTTATCCATTCAACATTGGAGACCATATTTGATTGGACGGAGATTTAAG CCGGGTTGTGAAAATAACGGTGTCGATGCCTTGTCTCGAAGTAAGGATACTGCAGATTTAAGGAAAGTGGTTACTGAGCCAATTTGGATGGATTATCCTGCAATAGTTGATGAGGTGCATAAGGATGGGGAGTTGTTGGAGATCATTACAGCATTGAAAACGGGAAGAGTTGAGGGTAAATATGCGAGGTTCAGTTATCAACAAGGGGTACTGCAATATAAAGGCAGGTTAGTGGTTTCATCTCAATCACCTTGGATTCCCGAATTGTTAAAAGAGTTGCATGCGTCTCCCCAACCAGGACATCCTGGCTTTTACCGGACCTACAGGAGAGCTACAGCAAATTTATATTGGAAGGGGATGAAGGGGGATATCATGAAATTTGTTCAAGAATGTGACACGTGTCAACGTTAG